In Oceanithermus desulfurans, a single window of DNA contains:
- a CDS encoding cytochrome P460 family protein produces the protein MKRWWLVVIAALTLGAAAQMGGTAETLWKFLQSQGYQLGWHYIPGEPAGKYPGGAPHGAILRTFTNDIAFDALSKKTFPLPEGAIIVKENYTPGGELAAVTVMQKIAGFNPEGGDWFWAKYAPDGSVQASGKVGGCIGCHAQKKASDWIFSGSE, from the coding sequence ATGAAACGATGGTGGCTGGTGGTCATAGCGGCATTGACGTTGGGCGCGGCGGCGCAGATGGGCGGCACCGCCGAGACGCTTTGGAAGTTCCTGCAGAGCCAGGGGTACCAGCTGGGCTGGCACTACATCCCCGGCGAGCCGGCGGGCAAGTACCCGGGCGGCGCGCCCCACGGGGCGATCCTGCGCACCTTCACCAACGACATCGCCTTCGACGCGCTTTCCAAGAAGACGTTCCCGCTGCCCGAGGGCGCGATCATCGTCAAGGAGAACTACACGCCGGGCGGCGAGCTCGCGGCGGTCACGGTGATGCAGAAGATCGCCGGCTTCAACCCCGAGGGCGGCGACTGGTTCTGGGCCAAGTACGCGCCCGACGGCAGCGTGCAGGCGAGCGGCAAGGTGGGCGGCTGCATCGGCTGCCACGCCCAGAAGAAGGCCTCGGACTGGATCTTCAGCGGCAGCGAGTAG
- a CDS encoding FKBP-type peptidyl-prolyl cis-trans isomerase yields the protein MNASKDKVVTIAYTLTVEGETVDQGELAYIHGHQQIIPGLEKEIEGRAAGESFEVTVAPEEAYGERNEEGVQVVPRSAFPDDAKVEVGEQFYAQDDQGNPLPLTVTKVEGEDVTVDFNHPLAGKTLNFAVEIKEVRDATPEELAHGHVHGPGGHHH from the coding sequence ATGAACGCAAGCAAAGACAAAGTGGTCACGATCGCCTACACCCTCACCGTCGAAGGCGAGACGGTGGACCAGGGCGAGCTGGCCTACATCCACGGACACCAGCAGATCATCCCCGGCCTCGAGAAGGAGATCGAGGGCCGCGCAGCAGGCGAGTCGTTCGAGGTGACCGTAGCCCCCGAGGAGGCCTACGGCGAGCGCAACGAAGAGGGCGTGCAGGTCGTGCCCCGCTCGGCCTTCCCCGACGACGCCAAGGTCGAGGTGGGCGAGCAGTTCTACGCCCAGGACGACCAGGGCAACCCCCTGCCCCTCACCGTCACCAAGGTTGAGGGCGAGGACGTCACCGTCGACTTCAACCACCCCCTCGCCGGCAAGACCCTGAACTTCGCGGTCGAGATCAAGGAAGTGCGCGACGCCACCCCCGAGGAGTTGGCCCACGGCCACGTCCACGGCCCCGGCGGCCACCACCACTAA
- the cysK gene encoding cysteine synthase A, whose amino-acid sequence MELEQTIGNTPVVRLRRLAADAAEVWVKLEGANPGGSIKDRAAWGMVRGAEDRGELRPGSGQWIVEATSGNTGIGLAMIAAARGYRYLNVSTEGLSPERRAILRAYGAELEFVPSSEGMRGARERARRIAEESGAWWADQFANPDNPRAHERTTGPEIWQQLEGRVDALVWGTGTGGTISGVGRYLKSRNPQLRVIALEPATHQAIAGGPLEGHAFQGMGPGFVPENLDLDLLDEVWPVPKDAAFAIGRRAWREEGLLLGLSSMANLWGALELARRLGPGRRIVTLSADSGFKYLSAEPYAGA is encoded by the coding sequence ATGGAGCTCGAGCAGACGATCGGGAACACACCGGTGGTGCGGTTGCGGCGGCTCGCCGCGGACGCGGCCGAGGTCTGGGTCAAGCTGGAAGGGGCGAACCCCGGGGGCTCGATCAAGGACCGCGCCGCCTGGGGAATGGTGCGCGGCGCCGAGGATCGCGGCGAGCTGCGCCCCGGCAGCGGCCAGTGGATCGTCGAGGCCACCTCCGGGAACACCGGCATCGGCCTCGCCATGATCGCCGCGGCGCGGGGCTACCGCTACCTCAACGTCTCCACCGAGGGCCTCTCGCCCGAGCGGCGGGCCATCCTGCGGGCCTACGGCGCCGAGCTGGAGTTCGTGCCCTCCTCCGAAGGCATGCGCGGCGCCCGCGAGCGGGCGCGGCGGATCGCGGAGGAGAGCGGGGCCTGGTGGGCCGACCAGTTCGCCAACCCCGACAACCCCCGCGCCCACGAGCGCACCACCGGCCCGGAGATCTGGCAGCAGCTCGAGGGCCGCGTGGACGCCCTCGTCTGGGGTACGGGGACCGGCGGCACGATCTCGGGCGTGGGGCGCTACCTCAAGTCGCGCAACCCGCAGCTGCGGGTGATCGCGCTCGAGCCCGCCACCCACCAGGCCATCGCCGGGGGGCCGCTCGAAGGGCACGCCTTCCAGGGCATGGGTCCGGGCTTCGTCCCCGAGAACCTGGACCTCGACCTGCTCGACGAGGTCTGGCCGGTACCCAAGGACGCCGCCTTCGCGATCGGGCGGCGCGCCTGGCGCGAGGAAGGGCTGCTCCTCGGCCTCAGCTCGATGGCCAACCTCTGGGGGGCGCTCGAGCTGGCGCGCCGGCTGGGGCCGGGGCGCCGCATCGTCACGCTCTCGGCCGATTCGGGCTTCAAGTACCTGAGCGCCGAACCCTACGCCGGCGCCTAA
- a CDS encoding FUN14 domain-containing protein: MEALQPYIGQITFGGLAGFVAGYALKKVGKLAALVLGLFFIGLQVMAYYGFVEIDWTRIQASVDPLLGQEQLRTLWQRLLDVLTYNAPFAGGFAAGMVWGLKRG; this comes from the coding sequence GTGGAAGCCCTGCAGCCCTACATCGGCCAGATCACCTTCGGCGGCCTGGCCGGCTTCGTGGCCGGCTACGCCCTCAAGAAGGTGGGCAAGCTCGCCGCGCTGGTGCTCGGCCTCTTCTTCATCGGTCTGCAGGTGATGGCCTACTACGGCTTCGTGGAGATCGACTGGACCCGCATCCAGGCGAGCGTGGACCCGCTCCTGGGCCAGGAGCAGCTGCGCACCCTGTGGCAACGGCTCCTCGACGTGCTTACCTACAACGCCCCCTTCGCCGGAGGCTTCGCCGCCGGCATGGTCTGGGGGCTGAAACGCGGTTAG
- a CDS encoding acyl-CoA dehydrogenase family protein: MEHLSYAYGKNHYLEDPDLRAVLAHFWPEAREREAELADWGAFMGREVYEAAYHVDQEAEPVLVMHDLDGRRVDRVRLAPVQRQLLERLRPIMHPPYEGGSWHHHFALGYLLADPGLYCILTITHQVAYPLHKYAPDLSAWKERVLYGDAWGATWMTEIQGGSDLGANRTTARREGDVWRLSAGDKYFASGAGLADVAVATARPEGAPAGPKGLALFLVPRLDARGELNFKVRRLKAKSGTRAVPSGEVELEGSEAWLIGRAEEGIYYTLETLTVSRLANAVAAMGIAAKAILEVRERVRRREAFGRPLADWPLVRHDLLELAVRHAGGLALAFAAIDAFDRAWADRPPYSERYHFARFLSHLAKNRTADHAAEITRLAMELFGGLGFLEEYAVARWHREALITPIWEGPSNVQALDLLEAMQKKRAHEPFLAWLEERLAPRDEAGAGAALDAARRTLAGLAGAEPEAAVWTAKAALARLADAAAVAALYGLADGSGGRYRELAELYAGRFLRGEPFPAAAARRPEVFLPGKGPS; this comes from the coding sequence ATGGAACACCTCTCGTACGCCTACGGCAAGAACCACTACCTCGAAGACCCCGACCTGCGCGCGGTGCTGGCCCACTTCTGGCCCGAAGCCCGGGAGCGGGAGGCGGAGCTGGCCGACTGGGGCGCGTTCATGGGGCGCGAGGTCTACGAGGCGGCCTACCACGTCGACCAGGAGGCGGAGCCGGTGCTGGTGATGCACGACCTCGACGGCCGGCGCGTCGACCGGGTGCGGCTGGCCCCGGTCCAGCGGCAGCTGCTCGAGCGCCTGCGGCCGATCATGCATCCGCCCTACGAGGGCGGGAGCTGGCACCACCACTTCGCCCTCGGCTACCTGCTGGCCGACCCCGGCCTCTACTGCATCCTCACGATCACCCACCAGGTGGCCTACCCGCTCCACAAGTACGCCCCCGACCTGAGCGCCTGGAAGGAGCGCGTCCTCTACGGGGACGCCTGGGGCGCCACCTGGATGACCGAGATCCAGGGCGGCAGCGACCTGGGGGCGAACCGCACCACCGCGCGGCGCGAAGGGGACGTCTGGCGGCTTTCCGCCGGCGACAAGTACTTCGCCTCGGGCGCCGGGCTCGCGGACGTAGCCGTGGCCACCGCCCGGCCCGAAGGGGCACCCGCGGGCCCCAAGGGGCTGGCGCTCTTCCTTGTGCCGCGCCTCGACGCCCGCGGCGAACTCAACTTCAAGGTGCGGCGGCTCAAGGCCAAGAGCGGCACCCGGGCGGTGCCTTCCGGCGAGGTCGAGCTCGAGGGCAGCGAGGCCTGGTTGATCGGCCGCGCCGAGGAGGGCATCTACTACACCCTCGAGACCCTCACGGTCTCGCGCCTGGCCAACGCCGTCGCCGCCATGGGGATCGCCGCCAAGGCGATCCTGGAGGTGCGCGAGCGGGTGCGACGGCGCGAGGCCTTCGGCCGGCCGCTCGCGGACTGGCCGCTCGTGCGCCACGACCTGCTCGAGCTGGCGGTGCGTCACGCCGGCGGGCTGGCCCTCGCCTTCGCCGCCATCGACGCCTTCGACCGCGCCTGGGCGGACCGCCCGCCCTACAGCGAGCGCTACCACTTCGCCCGCTTCCTCTCGCACCTGGCCAAGAACCGCACCGCCGACCATGCCGCCGAGATCACCCGCCTGGCCATGGAGCTCTTCGGCGGCCTGGGCTTCCTGGAGGAGTACGCGGTGGCGCGCTGGCACCGCGAGGCGCTGATCACCCCGATCTGGGAAGGGCCGAGCAACGTCCAGGCCCTCGACCTGCTCGAGGCTATGCAGAAGAAACGGGCCCACGAGCCCTTCCTCGCCTGGCTCGAAGAGCGGCTGGCCCCGCGGGACGAGGCCGGCGCCGGGGCGGCGCTGGACGCGGCGCGCCGCACCCTCGCCGGGCTGGCCGGGGCGGAGCCCGAGGCCGCCGTCTGGACGGCCAAGGCGGCGCTCGCGCGGCTGGCCGACGCGGCGGCGGTGGCCGCCCTGTACGGGCTCGCGGACGGGTCGGGAGGGCGCTACCGCGAGCTCGCGGAGCTCTACGCGGGCCGCTTCCTGCGGGGCGAGCCCTTCCCGGCCGCGGCGGCGCGGCGCCCCGAGGTTTTCCTGCCGGGGAAGGGGCCGTCTTGA
- a CDS encoding sugar ABC transporter substrate-binding protein — protein sequence MKKLWMAALVLLMGVAMAAGQITVWTHFGGPELEFLKDQAQRYEKATGVGVQVVEVPFGDIKQKFILGAPQGEAADLVVTVPHDWVGEMAAAGVLEPVGKYATQDYLSGLMPVAVDAFSYGGKLFGLPMNAESVALIYNKDLVQTPPATWDEFLALAKKYTTGDTFGFLYDLGNPYFNYGWFKAYGAYVFGKNPDGSLNPADLGLGGEPGYKAGQFIKDLRYKYELIPEGVDYGVADGAFKDGVLAMILNGPWALGDYKKAGLNFGIAPLPAPPGGDAWGPFVGVQGVVVNAYSKNKIAAVNFAKALVSPANQVAFNKAGGRIPVSLGALEQLKDDPVVKGFSTTIAMGDPMPNIPAMGKVWGPWGNALALITQKPDSDVKKIIDDMVAEIEKAIKGQ from the coding sequence ATGAAGAAACTCTGGATGGCAGCCCTGGTGCTGCTGATGGGCGTGGCCATGGCTGCGGGACAGATCACCGTCTGGACGCACTTCGGAGGGCCCGAGCTCGAGTTCCTGAAGGATCAGGCCCAGCGCTACGAGAAGGCGACCGGCGTGGGGGTCCAGGTCGTCGAGGTGCCCTTCGGCGACATCAAGCAGAAATTCATCCTGGGCGCCCCCCAGGGCGAGGCCGCCGACCTGGTCGTCACCGTTCCCCACGACTGGGTGGGCGAGATGGCCGCGGCCGGGGTGCTCGAGCCCGTGGGCAAGTACGCCACCCAGGACTACCTCTCGGGGCTGATGCCGGTGGCCGTGGACGCCTTCAGCTACGGCGGCAAGCTCTTCGGCCTGCCGATGAACGCCGAGTCGGTGGCGCTCATCTACAACAAGGACCTGGTCCAGACTCCTCCGGCGACCTGGGACGAGTTCCTGGCGCTCGCCAAGAAGTACACCACCGGCGACACCTTCGGCTTCCTCTACGACCTCGGCAACCCCTACTTCAACTACGGCTGGTTCAAGGCCTACGGCGCCTACGTCTTCGGTAAGAACCCCGACGGCAGCCTCAACCCGGCCGACCTGGGCCTCGGTGGCGAGCCGGGCTACAAGGCGGGCCAGTTCATCAAGGACCTGCGCTACAAGTACGAGCTGATCCCCGAGGGCGTGGACTACGGCGTGGCCGACGGTGCCTTCAAGGACGGCGTGCTGGCCATGATCCTCAATGGCCCCTGGGCGCTGGGCGACTACAAGAAGGCCGGGCTCAACTTCGGCATCGCCCCGCTGCCCGCGCCTCCCGGCGGCGACGCCTGGGGTCCCTTCGTGGGCGTGCAGGGCGTGGTCGTGAACGCCTACTCGAAGAACAAGATCGCCGCGGTGAACTTCGCCAAGGCGCTGGTCAGTCCCGCCAACCAGGTGGCCTTCAACAAGGCCGGCGGCCGCATCCCGGTCTCGCTGGGCGCGCTCGAGCAGCTGAAGGACGACCCCGTCGTCAAGGGCTTCTCGACGACGATCGCCATGGGCGACCCCATGCCCAACATCCCGGCGATGGGCAAGGTTTGGGGCCCCTGGGGGAACGCGCTCGCGCTCATCACCCAGAAGCCCGACTCGGACGTGAAGAAGATCATCGACGACATGGTCGCCGAGATCGAAAAGGCCATCAAGGGCCAGTAA
- a CDS encoding carbohydrate ABC transporter permease: MVIAFAAGAATFFALESAATAAGRPEGVPNWWILVTSVAFFLPVLFLLGRTFPFLTDWYYLLPAIVFLLVFTVYPIVLTVYLAFTDYSGARNGFPDRATETAVVGVEGPRLTLAADPHRALGCGESCVGERLELVGDGHRGRFVVTAEAGAELTLDRAPAFAPRYAYRVNAYHFIGFKNFVFIFQNASKALWPVFVWNVVFAAFTVLSTALVGLLLGVLLNNKDLKLRNLYRTLLIISWALPGVITIQMWVALLNKQFGAINRLLGLLGVYPIPWLLDPLWAKVSVLLVNLWLGFPYMMTATLGALSTIPDELYEAAKVDGANALDAFQYITLPLLRTAFVPILLASFAFNFNNFNVIYLLTGGGPATEGQLSTAQATDILISWAYKTAFRSEGQSAYGLGAAISLVIFVLTVGISLVNFRVSGALREEGRR; encoded by the coding sequence ATGGTGATCGCCTTCGCCGCGGGCGCGGCGACCTTTTTCGCGCTCGAATCCGCCGCGACGGCCGCCGGTCGCCCCGAAGGCGTACCCAACTGGTGGATCCTGGTCACCTCGGTGGCCTTTTTTCTTCCCGTCCTCTTCCTGCTGGGCCGCACCTTCCCCTTCCTCACCGACTGGTACTACCTGCTGCCGGCGATCGTCTTCCTGCTCGTCTTCACCGTCTACCCCATCGTGCTGACCGTCTACCTGGCCTTCACCGACTACTCGGGGGCCCGCAACGGCTTTCCCGACCGCGCCACCGAGACGGCGGTCGTCGGGGTGGAGGGGCCGCGCCTCACCCTCGCCGCCGACCCGCACCGCGCGCTCGGCTGCGGCGAGAGCTGCGTGGGCGAGCGGCTCGAGCTCGTCGGCGACGGCCACCGGGGGCGCTTCGTGGTGACCGCCGAGGCGGGCGCCGAGCTCACCCTCGACCGCGCGCCGGCGTTCGCGCCCCGGTACGCCTACCGGGTCAACGCCTACCACTTCATCGGTTTCAAGAACTTCGTTTTCATTTTCCAAAACGCCTCCAAGGCGCTCTGGCCGGTCTTCGTCTGGAACGTGGTCTTCGCCGCGTTCACGGTGCTCTCGACCGCGCTGGTGGGCCTGCTGCTGGGCGTGCTGCTGAACAACAAGGACCTCAAACTGCGCAACCTCTACCGGACGCTGCTCATCATTTCCTGGGCGCTTCCGGGCGTGATCACCATTCAGATGTGGGTGGCGCTGCTCAACAAACAGTTCGGCGCCATCAACCGGCTGCTGGGGCTCTTGGGCGTCTACCCGATTCCCTGGCTGCTCGACCCGCTCTGGGCCAAGGTCTCGGTGCTGCTCGTCAACCTCTGGCTGGGTTTCCCCTACATGATGACGGCCACGCTGGGGGCGCTCTCGACGATTCCCGACGAGCTCTACGAGGCGGCCAAGGTCGACGGGGCGAACGCGCTCGACGCCTTCCAGTACATCACCCTGCCGCTTTTGCGCACCGCCTTCGTTCCCATCCTGCTGGCTTCCTTCGCCTTCAACTTCAACAACTTCAACGTCATCTACCTGCTCACCGGCGGCGGGCCCGCCACCGAGGGCCAGCTTTCCACGGCTCAGGCGACGGACATCCTCATCTCCTGGGCCTACAAGACGGCCTTCCGTTCCGAGGGCCAGTCGGCCTACGGCCTGGGCGCGGCGATCAGCCTGGTCATCTTCGTACTCACCGTGGGCATCAGCCTGGTCAACTTCCGCGTGAGCGGGGCGCTGCGTGAGGAGGGGCGGCGGTGA
- a CDS encoding sugar ABC transporter permease — MRLVLWTLGLAELGAYTWGLGIELAGRVQPKPAFGAVFVPGGWRYVLAGYAVATLALFVYSWAVIKLGNRLSGRRRPVGPLFGQALTHLFLWTLVVLVYYPVLQVVSASLDPRNNLFSFRKVESSWLLVRAKVLPALDQVSWANYAKLVDGVVVYPWQWGLLALALGLLLAALGLAALARRRGGEQLKVWHGRALFGFAAVLFVLVVFLSPDQFTGAGTESKFLLWVRNTLLVSGSSGLLAIALTATAGYAFARFDFPGRYPTLLTFIFIQMFPGFLALVAIYYLLSWLDLLNTFTGLLLAYSGGIISFGSWVYKGYVESLGRSLEEAAYIDGATRWQAFTRIVLPLSAPMFVFIFLLQFVGTYSEFIMANLVLTGVDKWTVGLGLYSFTTGQFSTKWGLFAAASVLGSLPILLIFYGFQQYFVSGYTAGAVKE; from the coding sequence CTGCGGCTCGTGCTCTGGACCCTGGGCCTCGCCGAGCTGGGGGCCTACACCTGGGGCCTGGGCATCGAGCTCGCGGGGCGGGTGCAGCCCAAGCCCGCCTTCGGCGCGGTCTTCGTCCCCGGCGGCTGGCGCTACGTGCTGGCGGGTTACGCCGTGGCGACCCTGGCCCTCTTCGTCTACAGCTGGGCCGTCATCAAGCTGGGCAACCGCCTCAGCGGCCGGCGGCGGCCGGTCGGGCCGCTCTTCGGGCAGGCCCTCACCCACCTCTTCCTATGGACCCTGGTCGTCCTCGTCTACTACCCGGTGCTGCAGGTGGTCAGCGCCTCGCTGGACCCGCGCAACAACCTCTTCAGCTTCCGCAAGGTGGAGAGCAGCTGGCTGCTGGTGCGGGCCAAGGTACTGCCGGCGCTCGACCAGGTCAGCTGGGCGAACTACGCCAAGCTGGTGGACGGGGTGGTCGTCTACCCCTGGCAGTGGGGGCTGCTGGCGCTGGCGCTGGGCCTCTTGCTGGCGGCGTTGGGGCTCGCCGCGCTGGCGCGGCGGCGCGGCGGCGAGCAACTCAAGGTGTGGCACGGCCGCGCCCTCTTCGGCTTCGCCGCGGTGCTCTTCGTGCTCGTCGTCTTCCTCAGCCCCGACCAGTTCACCGGCGCCGGCACCGAGAGCAAGTTCCTGCTCTGGGTGCGCAACACCCTGCTGGTCTCGGGCTCGAGCGGCCTGCTGGCCATCGCCCTGACGGCCACCGCCGGCTACGCCTTCGCCCGCTTCGACTTCCCGGGGCGCTACCCGACGCTGCTCACCTTCATCTTCATCCAGATGTTTCCCGGCTTTTTGGCGCTGGTGGCCATCTACTACCTGCTCAGCTGGCTCGACCTGCTCAACACCTTCACCGGCCTGCTGCTCGCCTACTCGGGCGGGATCATCAGCTTTGGCAGCTGGGTCTACAAGGGCTACGTCGAGAGCCTGGGACGCAGCCTCGAGGAGGCGGCCTACATCGACGGCGCCACCCGCTGGCAGGCCTTCACCCGCATCGTGCTGCCGCTCTCGGCGCCGATGTTCGTCTTCATCTTCCTGCTCCAGTTCGTGGGCACCTACTCCGAGTTCATCATGGCCAACCTGGTGCTCACCGGCGTGGACAAGTGGACCGTCGGCCTCGGCCTCTACAGCTTCACCACCGGCCAGTTCTCCACCAAGTGGGGTCTCTTCGCCGCCGCCAGCGTGCTCGGTTCGCTGCCCATCCTGCTCATCTTCTACGGCTTCCAGCAGTACTTTGTCTCCGGCTACACCGCCGGCGCGGTCAAGGAATGA
- a CDS encoding glycoside hydrolase family 13 protein has product MNYHDYDPDCIDPLVPELGGEVRLLVRTAAREGQLVYLHHGELVRLELTAVAGGLEARVPVVEPVLRYAFFLEGRFFGSRGGEGSLPRYDRFFHLLTAPGVPDWAVGRVFYQIFPDRFRNGRPELSPRSGEWSYQGRPIVAKSWDAPPDPQQGAREFYGGDLWGVLEALDYLDDLGAGGLYLTPIFKSPSSHRYDTEDYHRIDPHLGGREAFDALVGGLRRRGMKLVLDGVFNHTGDRFFGFREALENPHSPWREAFTFLPGGQYAAFFGVPTLPKLNYASELVWRYFVTGPGAVVRRWIRAGADGWRLDVAQQIGEGGTDRGNARVLRAIKEAARAEDPAAYVFGELAFDTVPYLRARTLDGAMHYAGFANPLLEWLGGRDGYGHPVRTSAAEVWRTLWDHYAALPLGVRQAMYTLIGSHDVPRPLWRLRGDVEKLKLLFGVLLTFPGAPGLYYGDEIGLDQANPYDEWRGDPMNRGTFPWEPERWNQDVRGWVRRLVRLRRERAELSRGGLLPLAGPAGALAYRRRYRGRELWVLAAPEPVRWRLPRARELVADREVEGELEWQGTLVLEPLEGGGDA; this is encoded by the coding sequence ATGAACTACCACGACTACGACCCCGACTGCATCGACCCCCTGGTGCCCGAGCTGGGGGGCGAGGTGCGCCTCTTGGTGCGCACCGCGGCGCGAGAGGGGCAGCTCGTCTACCTGCACCACGGCGAGCTGGTGCGCCTCGAGCTGACCGCGGTCGCCGGCGGCCTGGAGGCGCGGGTGCCGGTGGTGGAGCCGGTGCTGCGCTACGCCTTCTTCCTGGAGGGGCGCTTCTTCGGCAGCCGCGGCGGCGAGGGCTCGCTGCCGCGCTACGACCGCTTCTTTCACCTGCTCACCGCCCCGGGGGTGCCCGACTGGGCGGTGGGGCGGGTCTTCTATCAAATCTTCCCCGACCGGTTCAGGAACGGCCGACCCGAGCTGAGCCCGCGCAGCGGCGAGTGGAGCTACCAGGGCCGGCCCATCGTGGCCAAGTCCTGGGACGCGCCGCCCGACCCGCAGCAGGGGGCGCGCGAGTTCTACGGCGGTGACCTTTGGGGGGTGCTGGAGGCGCTCGACTACCTGGACGACCTGGGCGCCGGTGGCCTCTACCTGACGCCCATCTTCAAGAGCCCCTCGAGCCACCGCTACGACACCGAGGACTACCACCGGATCGACCCCCACCTGGGCGGCCGCGAGGCCTTCGACGCGCTGGTGGGGGGGCTGCGCCGGCGCGGCATGAAGCTGGTGCTCGACGGCGTCTTCAACCACACCGGAGACCGTTTCTTCGGTTTTCGGGAGGCGCTCGAAAACCCCCACTCGCCCTGGCGCGAGGCCTTCACCTTCCTGCCCGGCGGGCAGTACGCCGCCTTCTTTGGGGTGCCGACGCTGCCCAAGCTGAACTACGCCAGCGAGCTGGTCTGGCGCTACTTCGTCACCGGGCCCGGGGCCGTGGTGCGGCGCTGGATCCGCGCCGGCGCCGACGGCTGGCGGCTCGACGTGGCCCAGCAGATCGGCGAGGGAGGCACGGACCGGGGCAACGCCCGGGTGCTGCGGGCCATCAAGGAAGCGGCCCGCGCCGAGGACCCCGCCGCTTACGTCTTCGGGGAGCTGGCCTTCGACACCGTGCCCTACCTGCGCGCCCGCACCCTCGACGGGGCGATGCACTACGCGGGGTTCGCGAACCCGTTGCTCGAGTGGCTGGGCGGCCGCGACGGGTACGGCCACCCGGTGCGCACCAGCGCGGCCGAGGTCTGGCGGACGCTGTGGGACCACTACGCCGCCCTGCCGCTGGGGGTGCGGCAGGCGATGTACACCCTGATCGGCTCCCACGACGTACCGCGGCCGCTGTGGCGGCTTCGGGGCGACGTGGAGAAGCTGAAGCTGCTCTTCGGGGTGCTGCTGACGTTCCCCGGTGCGCCCGGCCTCTACTACGGCGACGAGATCGGCCTCGATCAGGCCAACCCCTACGACGAGTGGCGCGGCGATCCGATGAACCGCGGCACCTTCCCCTGGGAGCCGGAGCGCTGGAACCAGGACGTCCGCGGCTGGGTGCGGCGGCTGGTGCGGCTGCGGCGCGAGCGCGCCGAGCTGAGCCGCGGGGGGCTGTTGCCGCTCGCGGGGCCGGCGGGGGCGCTCGCCTACCGGCGGCGCTATCGCGGGCGCGAGCTGTGGGTGCTGGCTGCGCCCGAGCCGGTGCGCTGGCGCCTGCCGCGGGCGCGTGAACTCGTCGCGGACCGGGAAGTGGAAGGCGAGCTGGAGTGGCAGGGCACGCTGGTGCTCGAGCCGCTGGAAGGAGGAGGGGATGCGTAA